The proteins below come from a single Mangifera indica cultivar Alphonso chromosome 16, CATAS_Mindica_2.1, whole genome shotgun sequence genomic window:
- the LOC123198724 gene encoding uncharacterized protein LOC123198724 gives MSNVKPKKSNQPGIFSRCLRASKRMLMKARELYVEGMTDCSEMIAFGTAMGCPWGQVNMGFLPRSYSVNPSKSSSNNEDLRELVRAASSRSLGNRIESDSLQGQVQVSKSGSSKKIMPMPRSYIVALGRIDEEHICEFEDDR, from the coding sequence ATGAGCAACGTAAAACCCAAGAAGAGCAACCAACCGGGCATATTCAGCAGATGCTTGAGGGCATCAAAAAGGATGTTAATGAAGGCGAGGGAACTGTATGTGGAGGGGATGACTGACTGTTCGGAGATGATTGCTTTCGGGACGGCGATGGGGTGTCCATGGGGTCAAGTCAACATGGGTTTTTTGCCCCGGAGTTACAGCGTTAACCCGTCAAAATCATCGAGCAATAACGAGGATTTGAGAGAGCTCGTTAGAGCTGCTTCTTCAAGGAGTCTAGGCAATAGAATTGAATCGGATAGTCTTCAGGGACAAGTACAGGTGAGTAAAAGTGGATCAAGTAAAAAGATAATGCCAATGCCGAGGAGCTATATTGTTGCTCTTGGGAGAATTGATGAAGAACATATCTGTGAGTTTGAAGACGATCGATGA